A single genomic interval of Gaiellales bacterium harbors:
- a CDS encoding thermonuclease family protein, with the protein MDGDTVIVRAGSRTLDVRLLGIDTPETVDPHRPVGCFGPEASAYTKHLLTGRRVRLVYDRQLHDRYGRWLAYIYLQRPGRPDLFVNARLVSGGFARTLSIPPNTAHAADLAALERAAALAGRGLWSACG; encoded by the coding sequence GTGGACGGCGACACCGTCATCGTCCGCGCCGGCTCGCGGACGCTCGACGTCCGCCTGCTGGGGATCGACACGCCGGAGACGGTGGATCCGCACCGGCCGGTCGGGTGCTTCGGGCCGGAGGCGTCCGCATACACCAAGCACCTGCTCACCGGGCGCCGCGTCCGTCTGGTCTACGACCGGCAGCTGCACGACCGCTACGGGCGCTGGCTGGCATACATCTACCTGCAGCGGCCGGGGCGGCCTGACCTGTTCGTGAACGCCCGGCTCGTGTCGGGCGGCTTTGCGCGGACGCTCTCGATCCCGCCAAACACGGCGCACGCCGCCGACCTGGCGGCGCTGGAGAGGGCCGCGGCGCTGGCCGGC
- a CDS encoding CoB--CoM heterodisulfide reductase iron-sulfur subunit B family protein — protein sequence MKPSYAYYPGCLASLSQKELDTSTRAIAEKLGMELVDIPGFTCCGAGDVHEARPEYYLHLNARILGQAEQLGQDTLLTICNVCTLNLRQADKKLKDDPEVLARVNRNLKEVGAASYSGGVEVRHLLWEIAEGEGYERLKQIAQRPLEGVRIAPFYGCQILRPSRLLGFEDPDRPQSLERIIEACGAEAVDYPSKIKCCGFPIVLARSEVALGELIQPLAEAKEAGADAMVTPCPLCHLSLDAWQGKASREADMQFDLPIFHLAQLVGAAAGLSYDELQFKRHVVKPHPATDKIYQGA from the coding sequence GTGAAGCCGAGCTACGCGTATTACCCGGGCTGCCTGGCCAGCCTCTCGCAGAAGGAGCTGGACACGTCGACCCGCGCCATCGCGGAGAAGCTGGGCATGGAGCTCGTCGACATCCCCGGCTTCACGTGCTGCGGGGCCGGTGACGTCCACGAGGCGCGGCCGGAGTACTACCTGCACCTGAACGCCCGCATCCTCGGCCAGGCGGAGCAGCTCGGCCAGGACACGCTCCTGACGATCTGCAACGTCTGCACGCTCAACCTTCGCCAAGCGGACAAGAAGCTGAAGGACGATCCCGAGGTGCTGGCGCGCGTCAACCGCAACCTCAAGGAGGTCGGCGCGGCGTCGTACTCAGGCGGCGTGGAGGTGCGGCACCTGCTCTGGGAGATCGCCGAGGGGGAGGGCTACGAGCGACTCAAGCAGATCGCGCAGCGGCCGCTCGAGGGCGTTCGCATCGCGCCGTTCTACGGCTGCCAGATTCTGCGGCCGTCGCGGCTGCTGGGCTTCGAGGACCCGGACCGGCCGCAGTCGCTCGAGCGGATCATCGAGGCCTGCGGCGCCGAGGCGGTCGATTACCCGAGCAAGATCAAGTGCTGCGGGTTCCCGATCGTGCTGGCCCGCTCCGAGGTCGCGCTGGGAGAGCTGATCCAGCCCCTGGCCGAGGCGAAGGAGGCGGGGGCAGACGCGATGGTGACCCCCTGCCCGCTCTGCCACCTGTCGCTCGACGCCTGGCAGGGCAAGGCGTCGCGCGAGGCGGACATGCAGTTCGACCTCCCCATCTTCCACCTCGCACAGCTGGTGGGCGCGGCGGCCGGCCTGAGCTACGACGAGCTGCAGTTCAAGCGCCACGTCGTCAAGCCGCATCCGGCGACCGACAAGATCTACCAGGGCGCCTGA
- a CDS encoding ATP-dependent DNA helicase RecQ, with product MPTAVHDLTAELGRLFRFDEFRPGQLEAIEGTLAGRDVLAIMPTGSGKSLCYQLPALLGDGVTLVVSPLIALMQDQSAALRAAGHDGVEMIASIMTGEEVAAALRRIADGQASLVYVAPERFSSRKFLDAIGTAGVDRLAIDEAHCLSEWGHDFRPDFLRLADVRERLGSPPTMALTATATPRVARDIVQALGLRDPVMARTGFDRPNLFFEVVHVAGEAGKPRMLLAHLGDASRLPAVVYCGRRKTCEEVAAHLLGSGISAAPYHAGLPPAERTETLEAFLAGRLQAVAATTAFGMGIDKADVRSVVHWTIPSSPEEYYQQAGRAGRDGAPAVCTLLYSAADKGLIAYFIERAKLSEGQLEQVHGLLAGRADPSGLFSVSERDIPVDEPRIAVAVLERVGALELFPARNGTFTGRLAAPALNRAHRAAAMVAMRRQETVRWDRLKAIDRYAAGDRCRRAELLGYFGDTPAPRPDDICCDNHGGRPTSRLSVDERAAVLRAVDETHGSVGRTRLTQILRGGRARDLVAAGHHRLDSHAELAHRTEAHVLGLIDGLIDEGQLEKTGGRYPLVRRAAQAG from the coding sequence ATGCCCACAGCCGTCCATGACCTCACCGCCGAGCTCGGCCGCCTGTTTCGCTTCGACGAGTTCCGTCCGGGACAGCTCGAGGCGATCGAGGGCACGCTCGCGGGGCGCGACGTGCTCGCGATCATGCCGACCGGCTCGGGCAAGTCGCTCTGCTACCAGCTGCCCGCGTTGCTCGGCGACGGCGTCACGCTGGTCGTCTCGCCGCTGATCGCGCTGATGCAGGACCAGTCCGCGGCGCTTCGCGCCGCCGGGCACGACGGCGTCGAGATGATCGCGTCGATCATGACCGGCGAGGAGGTCGCGGCCGCGCTGCGCCGGATCGCCGACGGCCAGGCGAGCCTGGTCTACGTCGCCCCCGAGCGGTTCTCCAGCCGCAAGTTCCTCGACGCGATCGGCACCGCCGGGGTCGACCGGCTCGCGATCGACGAGGCGCACTGCCTGTCGGAATGGGGTCATGACTTCCGCCCGGACTTCCTGCGGCTGGCCGACGTCCGCGAACGGCTCGGCTCGCCGCCGACCATGGCCCTGACCGCCACGGCCACGCCGCGCGTCGCCCGTGACATCGTCCAGGCCCTCGGACTGCGTGATCCCGTCATGGCGCGCACGGGATTCGACCGCCCGAACCTGTTCTTCGAGGTCGTGCACGTGGCCGGTGAGGCCGGGAAGCCGCGCATGCTGCTCGCCCACCTCGGCGACGCGAGCCGCCTGCCCGCGGTGGTCTACTGCGGGCGCCGTAAGACGTGCGAGGAGGTCGCCGCCCACCTGCTCGGCAGCGGCATCAGCGCGGCGCCCTACCACGCCGGCCTCCCGCCCGCCGAGCGCACCGAGACGCTCGAGGCGTTCCTGGCCGGACGGCTGCAGGCGGTCGCTGCGACGACGGCGTTCGGCATGGGCATCGACAAGGCGGACGTGCGCTCGGTCGTCCACTGGACGATCCCCTCATCCCCCGAGGAGTACTACCAGCAGGCCGGGCGTGCAGGGCGCGACGGCGCTCCCGCCGTCTGCACGCTGCTCTACAGCGCTGCGGACAAGGGCCTGATCGCCTACTTCATCGAGCGAGCGAAGCTGAGCGAGGGCCAGCTGGAGCAGGTGCACGGCCTGCTCGCCGGCAGGGCCGATCCGTCCGGCCTGTTTTCGGTGAGCGAGCGGGACATCCCTGTCGACGAGCCTCGCATCGCCGTGGCCGTGCTGGAGCGGGTCGGCGCCCTGGAACTCTTCCCCGCGCGCAACGGCACCTTTACCGGCCGTCTCGCCGCCCCGGCGCTGAACCGCGCCCATCGTGCCGCCGCCATGGTGGCGATGCGCCGGCAGGAGACCGTTCGCTGGGACCGGCTGAAGGCGATCGACCGCTACGCGGCGGGGGATCGTTGCCGGCGGGCGGAGCTGCTCGGCTATTTCGGGGACACGCCGGCGCCGCGCCCGGACGACATCTGCTGCGACAACCACGGGGGCCGTCCGACCTCCCGCCTCAGCGTCGACGAACGCGCGGCGGTGCTGCGGGCGGTGGACGAGACGCACGGCTCTGTCGGCCGCACCCGGCTGACGCAGATCCTCCGCGGGGGGCGCGCCCGCGATCTCGTCGCCGCAGGGCACCATCGGCTGGACAGCCACGCGGAGCTGGCCCACCGCACGGAGGCCCACGTGCTCGGCCTGATCGACGGCCTGATCGACGAGGGGCAGCTGGAGAAGACGGGAGGCCGCTACCCGCTCGTCCGGCGCGCCGCCCAGGCGGGCTGA
- a CDS encoding MFS transporter, protein MSSGPSYSALFRSPYRALMVAALGATFLGSLDALMVVTALPSAAQDIGGVDLISLAVGATMVTICMTLPVAGALIDRYGVARSFAIACVLFAGANIVGGLAPTMPIVAVARGVLGLGAGFMFAVPLGLFALYVPKELRPRAFGLNAAMWGVSALVGPALGAALTGSVGWRWVFWVNLPLIAIVAWAARLALRSHAARDRQHHGESLNVVGPVLLGATVFALLVAARDPIFAAIAIVPAVGFLVHERRTAVPVFTHRPVSLAANVTSLAAGAAFLGAEVYLPLQLQVGFGEPIGIVAIALVLTTLGWTAGSMAAARFDAAPSGQILLGSVLVFFGTLAMALPAGGVALPIVAYAISGLGMGIASPALFAVVLADGEAGREGKATSSIPLARQVGAGLGTAVAGIVFVASLSDRAVKAAEKSGSHVPAVVPAARHTFVAAALLGAIGLVACYWLRREPRPAVAARPERADRAAA, encoded by the coding sequence ATGAGTTCAGGTCCCAGCTATTCCGCACTGTTTCGGTCGCCGTACCGCGCGCTGATGGTGGCCGCGCTCGGCGCGACGTTCCTGGGATCGCTCGACGCGCTGATGGTGGTGACGGCGCTTCCCAGCGCCGCCCAGGACATCGGCGGCGTCGACCTGATCTCGCTCGCGGTCGGCGCAACGATGGTCACGATCTGCATGACCCTGCCGGTGGCCGGCGCGCTGATCGACCGCTACGGGGTCGCTCGCAGCTTCGCGATCGCCTGTGTCCTGTTCGCGGGCGCGAACATCGTCGGCGGGCTGGCGCCGACGATGCCGATCGTGGCGGTCGCCCGCGGCGTGCTCGGCCTCGGTGCCGGGTTCATGTTCGCCGTGCCGCTCGGGCTGTTCGCCCTGTACGTGCCGAAGGAGCTGCGGCCCCGCGCCTTCGGCCTGAACGCTGCCATGTGGGGCGTGTCCGCGCTGGTCGGCCCCGCGCTTGGCGCGGCGCTGACCGGGTCGGTCGGCTGGCGGTGGGTGTTCTGGGTGAACCTGCCGCTGATCGCGATCGTCGCGTGGGCGGCGCGGCTCGCGCTCCGGTCGCACGCAGCACGCGACCGGCAGCACCACGGCGAATCGCTGAACGTGGTCGGCCCCGTGCTGCTCGGGGCGACGGTGTTCGCGCTGCTCGTCGCGGCCCGCGATCCCATCTTTGCCGCGATCGCGATCGTCCCGGCCGTGGGATTCCTCGTGCACGAGCGACGGACGGCCGTCCCGGTGTTCACGCACCGGCCGGTCTCGCTCGCCGCGAACGTCACGTCGCTCGCAGCCGGCGCCGCGTTCCTCGGCGCCGAGGTGTACCTGCCGCTGCAGCTGCAGGTCGGCTTCGGGGAGCCGATCGGTATCGTCGCGATCGCGCTCGTCCTCACCACGCTCGGGTGGACGGCCGGCTCCATGGCGGCCGCCCGGTTCGACGCCGCGCCGTCCGGCCAGATCCTGCTCGGGTCGGTGCTCGTCTTCTTCGGCACGCTGGCGATGGCGCTGCCCGCAGGCGGCGTCGCGCTGCCGATCGTCGCCTACGCGATCTCGGGGCTCGGCATGGGGATCGCGAGCCCGGCGCTGTTTGCGGTCGTGCTGGCCGACGGCGAGGCCGGCCGCGAGGGGAAGGCGACGTCGTCGATCCCGCTCGCCCGCCAGGTGGGCGCCGGCCTCGGCACCGCGGTGGCGGGCATCGTGTTCGTGGCTTCGCTGTCGGATCGTGCGGTGAAGGCGGCGGAGAAGAGCGGATCCCACGTGCCGGCCGTCGTCCCGGCTGCCCGGCACACCTTCGTGGCCGCCGCGCTGCTCGGTGCGATCGGGCTGGTCGCCTGCTACTGGCTGCGGCGCGAGCCGCGGCCGGCGGTGGCCGCGCGGCCCGAGCGGGCCGACCGCGCCGCCGCCTGA